The following coding sequences lie in one Plasmodium sp. gorilla clade G2 genome assembly, chromosome: 11 genomic window:
- a CDS encoding coatomer subunit gamma, putative: MLKSMSIKNKLQKNLLKEFKNDDEKNFVNPHEGDKASILQETRVFSSYPLNTQKCLQILTKILYLINKGDDILTSQECTDIFFSITKLFQSNNERLRRMIYLLIKNLPVNEKEIFIVTSSLTKDMNSANDCYRANAIRVLSKIIDYSLATQIERYLKTAVVDRNPFVSSSALLCGLNLHNNTSSDIVKKWINEVSECINSKHPMIQFHALTLLCSIKNQDKLALEKIINSYTKNSHTLSSSLANCLLIKYASYLIYSTEVDNDMNQNRNVYNYNITSYKDTYNQHNINHNKSNNNNNNIINGVAGTGATMNHHLHHHNNHHHNNHNNSGNDFCANKNKYIHPTTKVCFDYLKNCLKNNKDAIILFECIKCIFELAIYDQEGKNTTTVFNVDILNDCVKVCQLFLLSSKIVDKFSIIRQLNKLAHHRPYVVSKLNQDIENLLYDNNKSICVLAFTTLLKTGNETSIDKLLNQINNYMTADNTTFKIKIIEEVKNLCFIYPNKCNIILNFLSNNLRDDESYQFKASTIDSIILIITQLPNAEETAILQLCEFIEDCEYHTLLLKVIRFLLMHIPKTKNPSKYIRYIYNRLLLENSTIRVDGMYALFYIALKCAENSKDILVLLNCLLADNDDEVRDRTNFFYYMLKEKIKQLDNTNEEISNEYEKNTQQQQNNNSSNNNNNNNNSDDNLIDHLLQNEQHNNIDHLLYFISNHIEKDPKEEFSYENMKDQIMLSNDLNNKDNISSPFMKKNKTSYHEIPNLSNTNSISNINKYLDVTPDAIYLNNMAKFIEIYNLSNIHIINKSIPLTESEAEYTVVVKKYIYDEHLVLEFTIQNTLTEQILSNLNIQIHSSENKWTILEKTTIDHLYYNTPQQLYVILKKNIPFDKTNTNNHNNNDNINNINNNNINNDNINVDPFDVNQNFQLSLHFLVKENEHDEGFPDSYSINPISIQIVDFINPKILRHGEFKHMWDSMDNYNTEVLSKFSLNFESIQQAVVGLLNTLNMIACDQTDYVENNSNNHNMLLSAQFLNDTYILCQASLILSQQYGCLLKIICRSTNKLLSEHILKSLE; this comes from the coding sequence aTGCTAAAATCGATGAGTATTAAAAACAAACTCCAGAAAAATTTGTTGAAGGAATTCAAGAATGATGATGAGAAAAATTTTGTGAATCCACATGAAGGAGATAAAGCAAGCATATTACAAGAGACAAGAGTGTTTTCTAGTTATCCTTTGAATACACAAAAGTGTTTACAGATAttgacaaaaatattatatttaataaataaaggagatgatatattaacaaGTCAAGAATGTactgatatattttttagtaTTACCAAATTATTTCAATCAAATAATGAGAGATTAAGaagaatgatatatttattaataaaaaatttgcctgtaaatgaaaaagaaatatttatagtaACAAGTTCATTAACTAAAGATATGAATTCAGCTAATGATTGTTATAGAGCTAATGCTATAAGAGTATTAAGTAAAATTATTGACTATTCCTTAGCAACACAAATAGAAAGATATTTAAAAACAGCTGTAGTTGATAGAAACCCATTCGTATCTTCATCAGCATTATTATGTGGATTaaatttacataataatacTTCTTCAGATATTGTTAAAAAATGGATTAATGAAGTAAGTGAATGCATAAATAGTAAACATCCTATGATACAATTTCATGCTCTTACATTATTATGTTCAATTAAAAATCAAGATAAATTAGCActtgaaaaaattattaattcatatacTAAAAATTCACACACATTATCAAGCTCATTAGCTAATTgtcttttaataaaatatgcttcctatttaatatattccaCAGAAGTTGATAATGACATGAATCAAAATAGAaatgtttataattataatattacatcaTATAAGGATACATATAAtcaacataatataaatcataacaaaagtaataataataataataatattataaatggtGTTGCTGGTACTGGTGCTACTATGAATCATCATCtacatcatcataataatcaccatcataataatcataataatagtgGTAACGATTTTTGtgctaataaaaataaatatatacatccTACTACCAAGGTTTGCTTTGATTATCTTAAGAATTGccttaaaaataataaagatgcTATTATCCTATTTGAATGCATTAAATGTATATTCGAACTAGCCATTTATGATcaagaaggaaaaaatacTACAACCGTATTTAatgtagatatattaaatgattgTGTAAAAGTATGTCAACTGTTTCTATTATCATCAAAAATTGTTGATAAATTTTCTATCATTAGACAATTAAATAAACTAGCTCATCATAGACCATATGTTGTATCTAAACTAAATCAAGATATTGAAAAtcttttatatgataataataaaagtatatgTGTATTAGCTTTTACAACACTACTAAAAACAGGAAATGAAACTAGTatagataaattattaaatcaaattaataattatatgacaGCTGATAATACAacattcaaaataaaaattattgaagAAGTCAAAAAtctttgttttatatatccaaataaatgtaatatcATACTTAActttttatcaaataatttaaGAGATGATGAATCATATCAATTTAAAGCTAGTACAATCGATTCTATTATTCTAATCATAACACAATTACCAAATGCAGAAGAAACAGCCATATTGCAATTATGTGAATTTATTGAAGATTGTGAATAtcatacattattattaaaagttATCAGATTCTTATTAATGCATATACCTAAAACAAAAAACCCATCCaaatatattagatatatatataatcgtCTTCTATTAGAAAATTCAACAATAAGAGTAGATGGAATGTAtgctttattttatatagctTTAAAATGTGCAGAAAATTCAAAAGATATTTTGGTTCTATTAAATTGTCTATTAGcagataatgatgatgaagttAGAGACAGaaccaattttttttattacatgttaaaggaaaaaattaaacagctcgataatacaaatgaagaaatatcaaatgaatatgaaaaaaatacacaacaacagcaaaataataatagtagtaacaataataataataataataatagtgatgaCAATTTAATTGATCATCTCCTACAGAATGAACAACATAACAATATTGATCAtctcttatattttatatccaATCATATTGAAAAAGATCCAAAAGAAGAATTCtcatatgaaaatatgaaaGATCAAATTATGTTATCTAATGATCTAAATAATAAGGATAATATTTCTTCTccttttatgaaaaaaaataaaacttcATATCATGAAATACCTAATCTAAGTAATACTAATTCTATttctaatattaataaatatctaGATGTAACACCAGAtgctatatatttaaataatatggccaaatttattgaaatctataatttatctaatattcatattataaataaatcaataCCTCTAACAGAAAGTGAAGCTGAATATACTGTtgttgtaaaaaaatatatttatgatgaaCATCTTGTTTTAGAATTTACTATACAAAATACTTTAACTGAACAAATCTTATCTAAtctaaatatacaaattcaTTCATCAGAAAATAAATGGACCATCTTAGAAAAAACAACTAttgatcatttatattacaatACACCTCAACAATTATAtgtcattttaaaaaaaaacataccCTTTGATAAAACAAATACAAACAATCACAACaacaatgataatattaataatattaataataataatattaataatgataatattaatgtcGACCCTTTTGATGTTAATCAAAACTTTCAATTATCATTACATTTCCTAGttaaagaaaatgaacaCGATGAAGGATTCCCTGACTCTTATTCTATTAACCCAATTAGCATACAAATCGTAGATTTTATCAATCCTAAAATTTTAAGACATGGTGAATTTAAACATATGTGGGATAGTATGGACAACTACAATACAGAGGTTCTCAGTAAATTCAGTCTAAACTTTGAAAGCATACAACAAGCTGTTGTAGGTTTGTTAAATACATTAAATATGATTGCATGTGATCAAACTGATTATGTAGAAAATAACTCTAATAACCATAATATGCTATTATCAGCACAATTTTTAAACgacacatatattttatgtcaagcttcattaattttatcaCAACAATATGGatgtttattaaaaattatatgtagaTCTACCAATAAACTATTATCAGAGCATATTTTAAAATCGTTAGAatga
- a CDS encoding serine/threonine protein kinase, putative yields the protein MDYSNNKKSVKTMNQHENKDSSEYNENYYKKQYNIKNRKNEEIKAGSNLSTNNDVLQLPSVLHNHIRIVRTNDSCFKDYIVLSNLGKGTYAQVWKVKHKITNEIYAAKLLQPNQFPKESFNRIVEMFTKEIINLSICQCPGVIKLHKVIGGKEGWILIQDFANDGTLWKENLSSNMNEAFLYFIQLLQGMWYIQDMNIVHRDLKPTNILRYDNKRIVIADFGWSEHIDSCNLHPTEWPGTLEINPPEVLRNTGPMTEKIDNYALGMNMILFISGRFVCRQKGIECSKVAQTILKTVHNLRHSKPPSRFRENLKAWDLFVKLTSSNPIERLSLQNVLDHPWVTEMLNNFSLQNSRFLWHEKVKSRWIYLLSNNWDFFKNISSISSNNNNINNNINNINNINNNNSNNNNNNNNNNNNSSGNTKIIGKYNDIENQHNFSSSSTKNNKNTLIIDNEKNNKEKTNKYSRSCLKNDYELLFYMMKNNFKGKINCCSVKKNEINKMENIEENKNGDGKDKHEAKKNIENMENMENVENVEYMKNMKNMDNIKMHDQNNVDKNKYHNNVDEDTYDNRYDNRYDNTYDKDEVNNMDNHKNNSNIKFDDIQINRNKNRRDQYLPYNNDKEIQRIITKNKEYNNSKNYIDQFETKKNTTVPKKNHMVNIASTTTHETNKEEYKMNRQIGVLPKGYYDHNNNNINNINNINNININNINNNNNNNINNNNILYHNRRHAHKDHIVVNSNNCNGNYKNNRTEEHKEVFIISDSFEENDKSTYDKNKNNKKKKNTKKYDPINKKNTDHRKDMMMQFNNQEDVNSYYNKYKTLNEKIFYNKNELLIHNNNNNSNNSNINKDIYNVNENINMCNTNEDSGESIRHAKGNYFDKQASRRTYGQIYDDNKYFEEGKMNLDTYKKDKHTISDNKNVESDSNMENEEDVYNDDEEEDVEEEVEDDEEEEEEEENENKIDHNNENIDNENIDNEDEDENDDDEDEEEEEEDDEDDDEEDEEDNDDDSDDDDDDDNNNNDDNNRGKKNSDRHIYNYHNYITYLKKNKHMNDKTNGDMKNVRDKSSSITDTDDFMHYNQKKYNSLFLCDIENMKNILKNYKKDMHETKEILTKKTFKMRDMMRNKDKEENSIKTNDTSKKDTYTSDIIINHILNNNRKDVGKDERNKSENNYIIKDEGKKCTDIKKDEHLYKYHYECDKMDKKSHYQVDINNKEDKKNILSGKNINVEDINFRWHQDKTILSSQTNDGNMLRENKDSKMVDAVHNKNNVDVENKYINIYNNKNNISRDLFSKKNDKNMSQYINKYEEEYNIFLDRLNLKKKYKNININKNNNTKNNTNDTNKIIDNEINIKNDDKKNTLPRLLLKINKILDDNNVNYKKEKNERNIGNKYYDDINNTNMFHNKNITHDVVESEKKSIYNNYNDKYNNSSYGSTYKKVDHKMQLKHNGDFFFEKDSFRSDKRLIFKKKSGYDNLKENKLNNLIEKRRDTYKNDTMNILNKKEEGVADVFKEQNLYKHTDKKVDVEIYRNEKNNSLDISNNIIINNFMNNTYDDKNNSNEKRTDSPMKYYMDTLNYCDNKNMLEVYKNKQKVLIMNKDNKKKYGFYNYDMNNNDDISTNGYFKKNQRGQKYNYHRGVDVYEEEDEVKDVQIITIEENTKNKINNILINTKDKKINDVKGNMLDSVSTGYENIFIDKKKNDDTKKNIAAYNIHTYDHNNNDDDDESIKYEIKEDTHKKNNINNFINHDNLNGHDKNSFSSTNMEESKIYDNTKYDPHASLCSYKKDQEDDKILEELINGESIDTNTTFVDKNYNNENKQCVYYSINNNIKVSNKSSSITLDDSIKESSVKNSSCSTFDYSDVEVQYFSNKENIVDSYNTEYKYAVREVGQVSKYKKINQIKQNEDEHNNMERKKSEEHIKNFNLKNKGIFLKMQDI from the coding sequence ATGGATTATTCGAATAATAAGAAAAGCGTCAAGACAATGAACCAACATGAGAACAAAGATAGTAGCGAATACAACGAGAATTACTATAAGAAACAATACAATATAAAGAATAGAAagaatgaagaaataaaagcTGGATCAAATTTATCAACCAATAATGATGTATTACAATTGCCTAGTGTGTTACATAATCATATACGTATTGTAAGAACAAATGATAGTTGTTTTAAAGATTATATTGTATTAAGTAATTTAGGAAAAGGGACATATGCTCAAGTATGGAAAGTGaaacataaaataacaaatgaaatatatgcaGCTAAATTATTACAACCTAATCAGTTTCCAAAAGAATCATTTAATAGAATTGTAGAAATGTTTactaaagaaataataaatttgtcCATATGTCAATGTCCTGGTGTTATTAAATTACATAAGGTTATAGGAGGAAAAGAAGGATGGATATTAATACAAGATTTTGCAAATGATGGTACGTTATGGAAAGAAAATTTATCTAGTAATATGAATGAagcatttttatattttattcagtTATTACAAGGTATGTGGTATATACAAGATATGAATATTGTTCATCGTGATCTAAAAcctacaaatatattaagatATGATAATAAACGTATTGTAATAGCAGATTTTGGATGGTCAGAACATATTGATTCATGTAATTTACATCCAACTGAATGGCCAGGAACATTAGAAATTAACCCTCCTGAAGTTTTAAGAAATACTGGTCCTATGACTGAAAAAATTGATAATTATGCCTTAGGTATgaatatgatattatttatatctggAAGATTTGTATGCAGACAAAAAGGAATAGAATGTTCAAAGGTAGCACAAACTATTTTAAAGACAGTTCATAATTTAAGACATTCTAAACCTCCTAGTAGATTCAGAGAAAATCTAAAAGCATGGGATTTATTCGTTAAATTAACATCATCAAATCCAATAGAAAGACTTAGCTTACAAAATGTTTTAGATCATCCATGGGTGACAGAAATGTTGAATAATTTTAGTTTGCAAAATTCAAGATTTTTATGGCATGAGAAAGTTAAGAGTAGatggatatatttattatcaaataattgggacttttttaaaaacatatcTTCCATCTCAtccaacaataataatatcaataataatatcaataatatcaataatatcaataataataatagcaataataataacaataataataacaataataataacagtaGCGGTAACACAAAAATTATAGGCAAATATAACGATATTGAAAATCAACATAACTTTTCTTCATCTAGCacaaagaataataaaaacaccCTCATCATAgacaatgaaaaaaataataaggagAAGACTAACAAGTATTCACGCTCATGTCTCAAAAATGATTACGAGTTACTCTTTTATATGATGAAGAATAATTTTAAAGGCAAAATTAATTGCTGCTCAgtcaaaaaaaatgaaataaacaaaatggaaaatatagaagaaaataaaaatgggGATGGTAAGGATAAACATGAGGCcaagaaaaatatagaaaatatggaaaatatggaaaatgtGGAAAATGTggaatatatgaaaaatatgaaaaatatggacaatataaaaatgcaTGACCAAAACAATGTggataaaaacaaatatcaCAATAATGTTGATGAAGATACATATGATAATAGATATGATAATAGATATGATAATACATATGATAAGGATGAGGTTAACAATATGGATaaccataaaaataatagcaatattaaatttgatgatatacaaattaatagaaataaaaataggaGAGATCAATATCTtccttataataatgataaagagATACAACGcattattacaaaaaataaggaaTATAATAACAGTAAGAATTATATAGATCAAtttgaaacaaaaaaaaatacaactgttccaaaaaaaaatcatatggTAAATATAGCAAGTACCACAACTCATGAgacaaataaagaagaatacAAAATGAATCGACAAATTGGAGTACTTCCTAAAGGTTATTACGAccacaacaataataatataaataatataaataatataaataatataaatattaataatataaataataataataataataatataaataataataatatcctTTATCATAATCGAAGACATGCACATAAAGACCATATTGTAGTCAACTCAAATAATTGCAatggaaattataaaaataatcgaACAGAAGAACATAAAGAAGTTTTTATCATCAGCGATAGttttgaagaaaatgataagaGCACATatgacaaaaataaaaataataaaaagaaaaaaaatactaaaaaatatgatcctataaacaaaaaaaatacggATCATAGAAAAGATATGATGATGCAATTTAATAATCAGGAAGATGTAAATAGCTATTACAATAAATACAAAACTctgaatgaaaaaatattttataacaaaaatgaattacttatacataataataataataatagtaataatagtaatattaataaggatatatataatgtcaATGAAAATATCAATATGTGTAACACAAATGAAGATTCTGGTGAGAGCATCAGACATGCAAAAGGAAACTATTTTGACAAACAAGCTAGCAGAAGGACATACGGTCAgatatatgatgataataaatattttgaagaAGGAAAGATGAATCTTGATACCTACAAAAAGGATAAGCATACTATCAGTGACAATAAAAATGTTGAAAGTGATAGTAATAtggaaaatgaagaagatgtatataatgatgatgaagaggaAGATGTAGAAGAAGAGGTGGAGGATGACGAGGAAGAAGAAgaggaagaagaaaatgaaaacaaaattgatcataataatgaaaatatagataatgaaaatatagataatgaaGATGAGGACGAAAATGACGACGAcgaagatgaagaagaagaggAAGAGGACGATGAAGATGACGATGAAGAAGACGAAGAAGATAACGACGATGACAGTGATGATGATGACGATGacgataataataacaatgatgataataatagaggaaaaaaaaatagtgatagacatatatataactatcataattatattacctatttaaaaaaaaacaaacatatGAATGACAAAACAAATGGAGATATGAAAAACGTACGAGATAAATCTTCAAGTATTACAGATACAGATGATTTTATGCAttataatcaaaaaaaatataattctttattcttatgtgatatagaaaatatgaaaaatattttgaaaaattataaaaaggatATGCATGAAACAAAAGAAATACTAACCAAAAAGACATTCAAAATGAGAGATATGATGAGGAATAAggataaagaagaaaatagtATTAAGACAAATGACACATCTAAAAAGGATACATATACAagtgatattattataaatcacattttaaataataatagaaagGATGTGGGAAAAgatgaaagaaataaaagtgaaaataattatataataaaagatgaaggaaaaaaatgtaCAGACATAAAAAAGGatgaacatttatataaatatcattaTGAATGTGATAAGATGGATAAAAAGAGTCATTATCAagttgatataaataataaagaggacaagaaaaatattttgtcaggaaaaaatataaatgtggAAGATATTAATTTTAGGTGGCATCAGGATAAAaccatattatcatcacaaaCAAATGATGGTAATATGTTAAGAGAGAATAAGGATTCAAAAATGGTAGATGCGGTTCACAATAAGAATAATGTAGAtgtagaaaataaatatataaatatttataataataaaaacaatataagTAGGGAccttttttcaaaaaaaaatgataaaaatatgagccaatatattaataaatatgaagaggaatataatatttttctagaccgcttaaatttaaaaaaaaaatataaaaatataaatataaataaaaataataacacaaAGAATAATACTaatgatacaaataaaattattgataacgaaataaatataaaaaatgatgataagaaaaatacTTTGCCGAGgctattattaaaaataaataaaatattagatGACAATaatgtaaattataaaaaagaaaagaatgaaagaaatataggaaataaatattatgatgatataaataacacGAATATgtttcataataaaaatattacacaTGATGTGGTTGAATCTGAAAAAAAATCCATCTACAACAATTACAAtgacaaatataataattcttcatatggtagtacatataaaaaagttGATCATAAGATGCAGTTAAAGCATAATGGAgactttttttttgagaAAGATTCTTTTAGATCTGACAAGCGTTTGATCTTTAAAAAGAAGAGTGGTTATGATAATTTGAAGGAgaacaaattaaataatttaatagaaaaaagaagagatacatataaaaatgatactaTGAACATCTTAAATAAGAAGGAAGAAGGAGTAGCAGATGTGTTTAAAGAAcagaatttatataaacacaCTGATAAAAAGGTAGATgtagaaatatatagaaacgAAAAAAACAATTCATTAGATATTagcaataatattataattaacaattttatgaataatacttatgatgataaaaataatagtaatgaaaaaagaacAGACAGTcctatgaaatattatatggatACACTAAACTATTgtgacaataaaaatatgttggaagtatataagaataaacaAAAGGTTTTAATTAtgaataaagataataagaaaaaatatggcTTTTACAATtatgatatgaataataatgatgatatatctACAAATGggtatttcaaaaaaaatcaaagaGGTCAAAAGTATAACTATCATAGGGGTGTAGATGTATATGAAGAGGAAGATGAAGTTAAAGATGTACAGATTATTACAATTGaagaaaatacaaaaaataaaattaataacattttaataaatacaaaagataaaaagataaatgaTGTCAAAGGGAATATGTTAGATAGTGTGAGCACTggatatgaaaatatatttattgataaaaaaaagaatgatgatactaaaaaaaatatagcagcatataatatacataccTATGAtcacaataataatgatgatgatgatgaatcGATAAAATATGAGATAAAGGAAGatacacacaaaaaaaataatattaataattttattaatcatGATAATTTGAATGGACATGATAAgaattctttttcttccaCAAACATGGAAgaatcaaaaatatatgataatacaaaatatgaTCCACATGCATCTTTgtgttcatataaaaaagatcaagaagatgataaaatattgGAAGAATTAATAAATGGAGAAAGCATAGATACAAATACAACATTTgttgataaaaattataataatgaaaataagcAGTGTGTTTATTattctattaataataatataaaggtCTCAAATAAGTCTTCATCTATAACTTTAGATGATAGTATAAAAGAAAGTTCTGTGAAAAATTCAAGCTGTTCAACATTTGATTATAGTGATGTAGAGGttcaatatttttcaaaCAAGGAAAATATCGTAGATTCTTATAATactgaatataaatatgcagTCAGAGAAGTAGGACAAGTAtctaaatacaaaaaaataaatcaaataaaacaaaatgaggatgaacataataatatggaaagGAAAAAAAGTGAGGAACATATAAAGAATTTCAATTTGAAAAATAAGGGCATTTTCTTAAAAATGCAagacatataa